A genomic stretch from Hemicordylus capensis ecotype Gifberg chromosome 1, rHemCap1.1.pri, whole genome shotgun sequence includes:
- the RAB17 gene encoding ras-related protein Rab-17, which yields MAQRRVENKDSNAFLNAHCPKESHVFKVVLLGSSSVGKSSLAYRYVKKDFRESLPTVGCSFFTQIISVDNTTIKFEIWDTAGQEKYHSVCHLYYRGANAAVLVYDITRKESLEKAKVWLRELEKEFLQDEIIIVLVGNKLDLSPSREVTLEEAKEVAKRENILYMETSAKSNHQVTELFMTLAHELLKQEQQKKKPLQTTHWKKSRVDLRETTFHQSKCCPK from the exons ATGGCCCAGAGAAGAGTGGAAAATAAAGACAGCAATGCCTTCCTGAATGCCCACTGCCCTAAAGAATCTCATGTTTTTAAAGTAGTACTTCTGGGTAGCAGCTCCGTAGGGAAGTCAAGTTTAGCCTACCGctatgtgaaaaaggacttcagAGAATCCCTGCCAACTGTGGGCT GTTCCTTCTTCACTCAAATTATAAGTGTAGATAACACTACAATTAAGTTTGAGATCTGGGATACTGCAGGCCAAGAGAAATATCATAGTGTCTGCCATCTGTATTACCGAGGAGCTAATGCAGCTGTTCTGGTGTATGATATTACTAGGAAG GAAAGTTTGGAGAAAGCAAAAGTGTGGCTGAGAGAACTGGAGAAGGAATTCCTCCAGGATGAAATAATCATAGTTTTGGTTGGCAATAAACTAGATCTTTCACCTTCCCGAGAGGTCACATTAGAG GAGGCCAAGGAAGTTGCAAAAAGAGAAAACATATTGTACATGGAGACATCAGCAAAATCCAATCACCAAGTGACAGAACTTTTCATGACTCTTG CTCATGAATTGTTAAAACAGGAGCAACAGAAAAAGAAGCCACTTCAGACGACACATTGGAAGAAATCACGTGTTGATCTGCGAGAAACAACTTTTCACCAATCTAAATGTTGTCCGAAATAA